TGTTTCTCAGTTTGTGTTTGCTTTAGtgtgttctttatttatttatttatttttcttcccaaACAACTCGCCGTCTGaggacttctttttttctcccaagATGGGAATAAAATCTTTCCGGAGTGGGAACATATTGATGCCCTGCAATAAAACCTTCTTCCTGCTGGAAGAAGAATCCGATCATTGAGACTGTTGACTGAACACCACCCAGCCGCACATTCATGGAgatgcaaaataaaagtttgaatatGCTCGACGCCCTCGAGGACTTCTTACATCTTTGAAATGAAGAAGACCAAGTGgttttgagatttattttttggttcatggaggtttgaaccaaaaatactttttttcactcagtatggaagaaaaataaaacatatctgGACTGTAGAGACAaagattagaataaaatatataagttaaaataatttttaaattaactaaatttcCAACTTTAATTCATGCAAACtcacgagaaaaaaagtaaaaccttaAATAGATTGCAAGTCTGTTGCAGGAAAGTATACATTTTTGCTAGTtagaatttgtattttaaagaaattttagctgcttaataaataaaacttaaaaaaggaatCTTAAAggttttttctctctgttgtcgttttattaactcccgaaactcctcactccgcaccggagtctatccacgttgatctgcgtgtgtacgtgtctgtgaaaaaagaaaaaaaaaaaaaagtgtgcgtgtctgtctgttttgtgtgtcactGTGCTCGCGCGTgtacgtttgtgttgtgattgtaatgtttatatccgtgtctaccgcctgtttagatacaagaacatgatcacatttgtcaatcgtggcattttattgtgaaaaaactggttatattttgaaaagaaaccggattttctcacgtatcttgatgcaacttggggcgcgcaacacaagcaactttcgggtgcgaagcgcccagctccagcaagatcatcaaactttgaagtaacgcgccgcgatttacacgaagtaactataacggcgttacagcgaggatgaaagtaattagttagattactaaattacttgatttataacgccgttagtaacgccgttatacttaaacggcgttagtcccaacactgatGCTAGTgcagatagctgaagatgctgacattgatagctgaaattactgaagctaatagctagcataaatgttagttaaatgccaaattagccttaaaaaatgctaaattagccaaaacagcaagcatgaagctgaaatattagctaaattccaaaatagcctaaaaaaacaaaacaaaacaaataaaaatcctaaattaacccaaaaagttagcatgtagcagaaatattagctaggttccaaaatagccaaaacaacaacaaaacattccaaaattagccaaaatagctagcatgtagctgaaatattaactaaactccaaagtagcttgaaaaacaataaaattcgtaaattaggcaaaatagctagcatgtagctaaaatattagctaaattccaaaatagccccaaaaaacaaaacaaaaaaaatattctaaattagcccaaaaagttagcatgcctaaaaagctaaagaaatactaaattaggcaaaatagCTGTCATGTAGCTATCATGTGGATTTTGTTCCAGGTGTCAGAATGGACCGTGGACTACAAAGTTCCTGGCGGGACGGACAAAGAGGGCTGGCAGTACGCGGCAGACTTCCCCACGTAAGAAGAGCCCCCGCCCCCACcccagaaaagacacatttctGCCACTATTTACCCCCCTCTCCGTCACACAGGACGTTTCACGGCCACAAAACAATGAAGGACTTTGTCAGGCGCAGACGGTGGACCAGGTAAATGCCCCCACGTCTATTCGATCACCAATTTGCTGTTACTATGGCAACGTATCACCTGTGTTGTTCAGGCAGTGCAAGATCACCGTGAGAGGCCCGTGGAAGCAGGTCCCGCCCATCCACCTGAGCGACATCTCCATCATGCCCTGTCTGGCCCAGAGCCGGATGGAGCAGGTCCCCGTGTGGGCCATCAGCGACAAGGGAGATGTGCTGTGTCGCCTGGGGGTGACGCCCCTGAACCCTGCGGTGAGGGAAACCCCATAGAACAGCTTCAGGTTGTGTCGGTGAAGTTCTAATTTTTTCCCCCCCGTGTGTCCCGACTTCAGGGCAGCTCCTGGCTCCACGTGGGCACCGACCAGCCCTTCAAATCCATCTCCATCGGTGGGGCCAACCAGGTGTGGGCCATCGCCAAGGATGGAGCCGTGTTTTACCGGGGATCTGTGTCGCCGCAAAACcctgcaggtcagaggtcacagagaCAGGAAGGGATCCAGACTTCTTTAATCAGCCTTTGATCTGTGATTAAAGTGTTTCCAGGAATCTTCCAggaatcttttaattataattatactgtttttagccaaaaccaaaaaatgtgtgCTGTTTTTTACGTAACATAAagatgccccgccccctcttcctttCCCTCTTACTGAAgctcaaagcaaaaatacaccCGCCTGGCGTATTTTCTGCCACAAATTAACTGTTTTTCCAGCTGCATTTttcatcagctcctgattcacaacaatttgaatgaagaaatactcagaaattaaactttgagtttaattttcttaatttatgttcttgatcaag
This Oryzias melastigma strain HK-1 unplaced genomic scaffold, ASM292280v2 sc02193, whole genome shotgun sequence DNA region includes the following protein-coding sequences:
- the LOC112138794 gene encoding tectonin beta-propeller repeat-containing protein 1, whose protein sequence is MWILFQVSEWTVDYKVPGGTDKEGWQYAADFPTTFHGHKTMKDFVRRRRWTRQCKITVRGPWKQVPPIHLSDISIMPCLAQSRMEQVPVWAISDKGDVLCRLGVTPLNPAGSSWLHVGTDQPFKSISIGGANQVWAIAKDGAVFYRGSVSPQNPAGQRSQRQEGIQTSLISL